Within Deltaproteobacteria bacterium, the genomic segment GTATTCAAGGTCTTCAAACTTCCCGAATCTCTTGTCGAAGAAGTCGATTACGGATTTAAGTGTGAGAATGGAATGAAAGTAATCCCCGGATACCAGTAGTTTGAGAGATAACAGCAATATAGATAGCTCCTTGTATAGAAGGCCCAATGCCCTTTTCGGGAACGGAACGTGTTTATTCATTAAATACAGCATGTTTCTGTTGGCGTAGTACGCCGTGTTGAATCCAATTTTGAAGAGCCACGGGACATGCCATATCCTCGAGCCCGGTACCGACGCCACTTTGTACCCCTTCTCTCCGAACCTGATATTCCAGTCAACATCGTCACAATAAATAAAATAGTTCTCGTCCCATATTCCCACATCAAGGATAGCCTCGGCCGATACGCACAACGAGCAGCTCGATATCGAGTCTACGATAAAAAATTCCTTTCCCCGGGCGTTATCCGGTATGGATTTTTTGTCATCATGGAATCTGCCTTTCGTGAGGTCTATGAAGTACCCCGCTTCAAGGAATTTGTCTTTGTCGGTCAGATCGTACATGGCCGATCCGGCTACGGCGATTTCTTCCGAAGACTCGAGCACGCGAACGAGTTCACTGAGCGCCCTGCTGT encodes:
- a CDS encoding glycosyltransferase family 2 protein, with translation MPQHPKAGIIIVTWEKREDVLNLLNTLKNLDYDNYDIVVVDNASTDGTAEAVKEAFPGVHIIVNPENLGGTGGFNTGIKYALGKGVYKYLWLLDNDVEVDSRALSELVRVLESSEEIAVAGSAMYDLTDKDKFLEAGYFIDLTKGRFHDDKKSIPDNARGKEFFIVDSISSCSLCVSAEAILDVGIWDENYFIYCDDVDWNIRFGEKGYKVASVPGSRIWHVPWLFKIGFNTAYYANRNMLYLMNKHVPFPKRALGLLYKELSILLLSLKLLVSGDYFHSILTLKSVIDFFDKRFGKFEDLEYIENLKKNAGERPYMLWTETLARLAVKNVTYVISAFLSLIKGTAIEGLRILFKRLPPDTRLKLIDKINNHYLSKRAKCRRS